From Apium graveolens cultivar Ventura chromosome 9, ASM990537v1, whole genome shotgun sequence, the proteins below share one genomic window:
- the LOC141684582 gene encoding NAC domain-containing protein 104 → MGDNNVNLPPGFRFCPTDEELLVHFLQRKASLLPYHPDIIPDLDLYPYDPWDLEGKALSEGNKWYFYSRRTQNRITSNGYWIPLGGDETIYSSSTSKKVGTKKYYAFYIGESSQGVKTNWIMQEYKLSDSGSSSRSSSSKRKQSKTDHTKWVVCRVYEHDYDEDEDGGTELSCLDEVFLSLDDDFDEISLPN, encoded by the exons ATGGGGGACAACAATGTCAACCTCCCACCTGGTTTTCGATTTTGTCCAACCGATGAGGAGCTTCTTGTTCATTTCCTCCAACGCAAAGCTTCTCTTTTACCTTACCATCCAGATATCATCCCTGATCTTGATCTCTATCCCTATGATCCTTGGGACTTAGAAG GTAAAGCATTATCAGAAGGTAACAAGTGGTATTTCTATAGCCGGAGGACTCAAAACAGAATAACAAGCAATGGTTACTGGATTCCACTGGGAGGGGATGAAACTATTTACAGTAGCAGCACTAGCAAAAAAGTTGGTACCAAGAAATATTATGCGTTTTATATTGGGGAATCTTCTCAAGGTGTCAAGACCAACTGGATCATGCAAGAATATAAGCTTTCGGACTCTGGCTCCAGCAGTAGATCATCATCATCTAAACGAAAACAATCGAAAACA GATCATACGAAATGGGTGGTATGTAGAGTTTACGAGCATGATTATGACGAAGATGAAGATGGTGGCACTGAGCTTTCGTGCTTGGACGAAGTCTTTCTGTCATTAGACGATGATTTCGATGAAATTAGCTTGCCAAATTAG